From Micromonospora sp. NBC_01699, a single genomic window includes:
- a CDS encoding DUF3000 domain-containing protein: MAAPIVLPETFTRAVAGLRAAPPRDEILLEEVGAPQRLAPYAFALSASVLRDGDEVATGRLILLHDPAGHEAWEGTLRLVTYVTAELEIDLAADPLLPSVGWTWLTDALDAQGADHRALGGTVTQTMSTRFGDLAGPPAAGDIEIRASWTPLGADLHAHLLGWCTLLASTAGLPPPGVTALSDRRPAGAA, encoded by the coding sequence ATGGCCGCCCCGATCGTGCTACCCGAGACGTTCACCCGCGCGGTGGCCGGTCTGCGCGCGGCCCCGCCCCGGGACGAGATCCTGCTCGAAGAGGTCGGCGCCCCGCAGCGGCTCGCCCCGTACGCCTTCGCGCTCAGCGCCAGCGTCCTGCGCGACGGTGACGAGGTCGCCACCGGGCGGCTCATCCTGCTGCACGACCCCGCCGGTCACGAGGCGTGGGAGGGAACCCTACGCCTGGTGACGTACGTGACCGCGGAGCTGGAGATCGACCTCGCGGCCGACCCGCTGCTGCCCTCGGTCGGCTGGACCTGGCTCACCGACGCGCTGGACGCGCAGGGCGCCGACCACCGGGCCCTGGGCGGCACGGTGACGCAGACCATGTCCACCCGGTTCGGCGACCTGGCCGGGCCACCGGCCGCCGGTGACATCGAGATCCGGGCCTCCTGGACCCCGCTCGGCGCCGACCTGCACGCCCACCTGCTCGGCTGGTGCACACTGCTGGCGTCGACCGCCGGGCTGCCCCCGCCCGGGGTGACCGCGCTGTCCGACCGCCGCCCGGCCGGCGCCGCCTGA